A stretch of DNA from Labrus mixtus chromosome 6, fLabMix1.1, whole genome shotgun sequence:
GCATGACGTCACAAGATGCAGCAGCGCCAGCCAGCTTTCATAAGAAATGCTTTTGTAACATGGTGTGCCATATTTGGTGTGTAGATGACAACTGCTGGGTTTGGTTATTTAAGGGGTAAAGAtagttctgctgctgctgcatggtATAAGTACCTCGACCATCCTGCACTCTTATAActcagtgtttcagtgtttcctgccCTCTTATAActcagtgtttcagtgtttcctgcacTCTTATAActcagtgtttcagtgtttcctgcacTCTTATAACTCAGTGTTTCCTGCACTCTTATAActcagtgtttcagtgtttcctgcacTCTTATAACTCAGTGTTTCCTGCACTCTTATAActcagtgtttcagtgtttcctgcacTCTTATAACTCAGTGTTTCCTGCACTCTTATAActcagtgtttcagtgtttcctgtacTCTTAGAACTCAGTGTTTCCTGCACTCTTATAACTCAGTGTTTCCTGCACTCTTATAACTCAGTGTTTCCTGCACTCTTATAActcagtgtttcagtgtttcctgcacTCTTATAActcagtgtttcagtgtttcctgcacTCTTATAACTCAGTGTTTCCTGCACTCTTATAActcagtgtttcagtgtttcctgcacTCTTATAACTCAGTGTTTCCTGTACTGCACAGTGGGAGAACGCAATGGACCTCCACAAGATCATCCACAATGCGCTGCACGAATTTATCCAGACTTTTATTCCCGATGCAGATCTCAGGTAAAATAACCATTGTTTAAGCCTTCTTACAAAAAGTCTAGTTCAGTCGGAAACTTCGTTTATGTTGATGTGGTTtcccttgttgttgatatgtttgatgatgaagaaattcgctgttgagactgacttgctttcaaaaaggattatttattaacaagatGCAGAATCCCTGAACACGTCTGCCCAGGAGAGTCATGAAGCCAATAATGATCTCTCTCGAACATACAAtgagagtgctatttatacataatgccacaggacacatgaggacatctgtttcctgttttcggGCAACTCTCTGGACACAGAGACCCCATTGTATACATTCCACTGCGGGGGGATCCTGTCTTAGATTTAAGGATTTCTGAGTAACTCAAGGAACAACCACTTAGGGCAAACATTCAGCTGAAGGGGACTCCTACATCACCTCAGATACAAATACTTTCCAGATGTGTGCGTTATACAACTTAAAGTAGCAGTATATTaactctgtcctagatatttaagacacttcaatGTATCAATAGTAActccgttttgtttttttacattcaatGCAGCACGCTGGATGATGTTCTTCTGTCCTACATCACTGGAGTCTTGGAGGATCTTGGCTCTCAGCAAGGTGTTGAGGAAAACTTTGATGTGGAGGTCTTTGGAGAGATGCTAGAAGCTTATATACCTGGCTTTGCCGAAATTgagaggtaaacagacggtcAAACCATTATCTCTATTCCAAATCGTGTCATATTAATGTTGAAGAGGACCAGGTAACTACATGAATTACTTtctcgtttgtttttttatacactttatttcattttgcagtGTCAAGGTCTGTGAGATGATGTTCAGCCTGGCTTCAAAACTCGCCACTGCACGGATTACAGGTAGTGCTCGTGTAATTGATGAGTTTTTACCTTTTTGGAAGTGATTTAAAATTTTGTTTAAGGAGTCATGAAAACAAAGTGTCACTCATTTAAGATGTGGATcatcttaaatattttatacCACTGTGTGCTGATATGTGTCCACTTTAGCTGATGAACAAAATGGTGTATCTAAAGCAAAGACAGAAGAAATTTCACTGAAACTGACCACCATGTCGACTGAACCTCCACCTGGAAGAGAAACGCAGTGCCTTAAAAATCAGACAGAGGGCGCCACTGCCAAGGTTAAAATATTCCTGATGCGTTTTAAACATAGATACTATAATTCTACGTTGGTCAATTTtgtgtaatttgtgtttttcagaattATAAGTCATGTATCATTTTGTGTACATTTCCAGCTACCAGTGTCTGAGTGGGAGGCTCAGGAGCAGCACCTCTTGGAGATGTTTCCAAAATGCAGTCTGTCTGAGGCTCGCAGTGCTCTGTCTATTGCCAAAGGAGACATGGAGGAAGCTGTGCGCCTTATCATAGAGGGCGACGTCCAACTCAGCCCATCTCCTCTTAATGTGAGTCCCAGCTACACACGGACACGCttcatttaaattaatgtttcattttaagtGCTGCCTTAATCGTGTCTGTCAGCAGTCAATTTAAAGGCATCCTGTTGTTGCAGGTCAACCAAGGGAAGAGTATTTCCTCCCAGGCAGACCACAAACTTAAAGAGAGCATCCTTGAAAAGTGAGTAATATGTCTATCATGCTGTGGAGAGCAGGACTTGCCTTActagttttattgttgttaaagACTAGCTTGATTCCCCCCAAAGGGATTTTAATATTCTTAGGGAAGCTGGAGGGAGAATCTCTGGGAGTTTGTTTCTGTACAtagaatgaaaatgtttttatatctaCCATGTTTCATGTCCATAGGTACATGTTAGTGGACAGGGaggatgacaaaaaaacacaccggCCTGTCGCCCCCAAAGATGTAAGCCTTCGATTATACTCCAAATTCCCAGTGTAGCTtcaaaactaaataaactaataaatgtgtatgtttgttaCAGGCTCCAAAGAAGCTAGTTCGTTACCATAGTAACCAGGTGGTCACCACAAAAGGGGAGCGATATCAGCTTGTTAACACCAACGAGACAGAGGACATGAAGAAGACGTATGTCAACCTCAAGCCTGCAAGAAAGTACAGATTCCATTGACGACCAGCACAACACTGTAAGAGCAGCTACTGACGTTTTTGTTTACACTATTTATAATTTATTCTGTTCATTTAGCCTCAGTTTGTGAGATTGTTTTTCCCTAGTTAAGGGCGGTGTTTGTTAGCGAGTCAGTGgcttatttttctttcaattcCTTACCGTTAAATGCCTTGGTTGAAACTTTAAATTACTGTAGTGTTTCAGTTGCAttgcttttcatttctttgagaGCTTTTGGAGAACTGTGCGATGTTCTGGTGTGGGTGTTGTGACTTGTGTTCTGGTTTGTGTAACAGCCTAACCTCTTTACTTTTTGCCATCTCAGCAGGTCTGATGTTGCACTGACAGTGTTGATATTTTAAtgtctaaacttttttttttatcttgctgttttatcttcttttgctttttttacttGTACTTTTCTCAATGAGTCACATAGAGATTCATGACCACAATAACAAAGATGAGTCCGTTATTATCCATAAATATGTTCTAGTGGTGCTGTAACGTTTTTTCTGGACTAGACAAGCcgcaacatctttttttttttttacatgaaaaatcATTGACGCCAATTTGAATTAAAGATCTATTTTTACATCATACAGACACATTGCTGTGAACAGGTTTGGTCAAGCCTTGTGTTTTGGACAGTTTGTTGTGCTACAAAAGGGTTTTGAAACGAACCTGCTGacattcaggttttttttactgtcatgtATCTTCATTTAAGTATTTGCTATGCCACTTACTGTGTTGAACACTTCATAGGACTAATGATGAACCGACATCACTGTTTACTTGCAAAGACTAGActatagctgttttcacacatgcagtccTAAACATTTTAGACAATTTCAGCCTGCCTTTCCCTGAAATCTTCTTGAGTATCTTGTTCACTCGGCTCTCATAGAGGGAAGTTTTCACTGTCAGACAGGGAGGGTCTAAGGAGTAGgcaatattttaatattttggaAAGATGGCAGACAAGCGACAGAGTGCAACGCAATGATGATATCGTTTGCCTATTTTATCAGTGCTACATGTAATTGGACTTATTCATGAGCAGAAACATAATTAAGACGTTTCACTACGTGCCTTAAGATTGCATTGGTCACATTGGCTCACGCGACTTCATAGGAAATTTAACACAGGGGCTGACGGGAATAATTCAGTTTTAAGTCGgggtgaaaaattcagctgtttctgtTCACACTTGCTGCTCAGCCAGATAATTTCTGCAAAATTTCAGGAGCTTTGTGCACGTGTGAATACGGCTAATTGCTCAGTGCATGATTTAGTTGAACTCAGTTTGAGTTATCTGGATTCAGCtgaactgtttttctttgtctgtgttgCAGATTACAGCAATATAGTCCTTGTCCTTATTGCTATATTCACCTACATgattattcaaaatgtattttaagtcCCCATGAAATGGAACTTTGAGAGTATCTGACTGCCTTGTCgtgaaccaatcacaagatagaaggcgggacataatgTTGTGATCAGTTTAGTTGGATTGAATTGGTCAAGAAATAAGTCAACGGCCCTAAATGCAGGacgagtcatcagacatttgaaacgtttcgcagaaagagaaaatacgGTTATTTTGGATGTAAAAATACCCAgataatgctttattgaaatgtatttatacatttcatGGGAACTTTAACTTAAAGTTGTGTTGCTTAGAATAAGTGAAAAGCCTTGGGCAGCATAGGAGGTTAAATATTTGTGACACAACTGGACCCTGACAACTCAAGCGTACTGTACTTATTTTGACATGCCTTAAATGAAACTGTATTACTCAACATTTATAGAAAACACTGTGTCTCTACCTGCAAACTCTTTTGTAGCACAACATACTGACCTCACAGGGGGTTTACAAACTGTTACAGCACTGTTATCTTTTGGCATAATGAAGAAGACTGTGGTCGCCCCATAAAGGTCAAGCATGATGACATGCTGCTGGAGGACTTGATCTCAAAGTGATTTCCTAAAGCACTGCTTTATTTTTGATATAGATGTTTAGATTTCCAAAGTCTCCTGCTTCTTGTGAAGAGGCCTGTAGTGTGTTTTCAGGTTCTGTATACATGATGTTACTGACGTGTTCCCTTATCAGAACTCCATGCATCTCATCTGTGCTGTGTGGATTTTTGCTTCGCTTGTGACTGTTAGTTGTGAATATTTGATTATGATTGGACTCCTATTTTTGATTCTTGTTAGTTATATAATAGGATCAATTGATTGGTTAGTTTTCATTActatttgtgtttctctgcatcCATTTGGAGCAGCTATAAGCTATTGTTTTTGAGTGGTGGTGTATTATAGTTTTCCTGACTGTAGGTGTAAAACAATGGAGTGTTATTACCGATACTTGTCATCATCAGAAGCAATGTTGTCTTTAATAAGAATATGATGGCGTTATTGTAAAGCTTGAATGGATAACTTCAGTTCAACCCTGCGCTTTGAAAAACCTCTGACGcacaatttatagaaaataaaactaattttTGTAGATCGTTCATATTGTATTCTTTGGAGTATTTACTGATGTTACTAAAGCAACAAATCttttacagctgtgtgtgtaagaaaTGAATTTTTTTGAAGTTCTTCAGAGCAAACTTTAATGAGAGGAACAAGGATATGTTATGTTACAAGGGTATATTCAACACAATCATTCAGCAACACAAGCACGCCTCTATCTCTATGAACCCTTGTCAGTCCAAactttaaagctgtttaatgccAGATTGGAGGCAAACATTTTGACcattaaataaaaactcaaGAATCGTGTACTTGCAAACATTAAGTGCCATGCGATTGTTAGGCAAGGCACATACAACAGTTTAAACCAAGCAATAGAGAGAGATGACAGACTCCATTTTGTATACAGATGTGACCACAATCAAGTGATCTGTCAGAAAGAGGTCTACACTTTATCAACAATTTAACctaaatcctaaaaaaaaaaaaagccgtgAAAACCAGCAATCTTTTGATGTGCTAGCTATTTCTAGTTTGTAGTCCACAATGAACTCAAATTAAGTTGTCTGATGAATCCAATATGGAGATATCCATAGACTGGTTTGGCACATGCTGCACAACTTTAAGAATCACTCTCCTGTTTTTgttaatgtacatttttaacagtttaacCGAGCACTTAGATGTCTTCACAATATGGCTGCATGGTAGTAAAATAAAGAAGCATTTCCGTCACTACAGTAATCATAGGAGCAACTGGCTGTACAGATTCCTACACATCGCAGCATTGGATTGTATCTGCTCAGCATAGTGAATATCTGTGTTGTAGCAGTGCAGTGCATGAGCCAGGTAAATCACACATCAAGCTTAGCATGCAGCTGCAAACTTGACCACTAGATGGTGCATTGAAACGGCTGATACATAAACTACATCCCAGCAGAATGTTCTACATCAGTTTGTAATTAATAACATTAAAAGTCATTCATTAAAGCAGTTCACTTTAACCAATTTTAGACACTTAGAGTTGTAAGCATCACACTCCCAACAAAATATTGCCTGTAAAATCTTTGATTATTTTCCGTCATAACAGTAACTTGCAGTATTTTCCTTAAAGTTTTTACTTTAACTGTATTTGAACCTTAAATAGCAGTATGTCCTTTATTTTAAGTGACTAGTACACAGGGACGCACACGAAAGTCCttgaaatataataaaaataaagcataaataaaacacaaagaaatcacTCAGCTAAAATAACATAGCTGCAAGCTGTCACATATTTCTTCAAGCaatatgacccccccccccccccttcttatCACACCCACTCACTGATTGATCATGATCCATCAAATCCTTGCTGATCCGTCCCTTCAAACGTGCAAGTGGGTGTAGTGATACCGCCAACAAGAGCGGCCATCTTTAAAAGGTTTGAATCAAATCACTTTGAATATAGATGTGATAAATATATATGGAGAATATTTTCATTCCACATTTACTTATCAACCCGAAAGAGTGGCATAACATGTATATGAGGAACGTCCTGTATTTCACTGATGTGTGCTGTATGATTAATACCCTTTAACTCATCCATTAGTGGTCAAAACACTGAGGTTGTTCCAAACGTACCAAACTCAAACAACCTCTGACGGGATGAGAAAACACACCCACATATCGACTAGGTTGAAGTATGTGAATAGAGACTTCAGTCAAATTAGACCTCTTCTTCAAATACATAAGGACTTCTTCAAGTAGGGTACATTCCCAGGTTAGATTTTCTTCTGTGATCATATTTGCAATAAACATGGCACTCGACGACTGAAGCACAATCGTTTCAAGATGGCTGCAAGGTTGATACTGAGCTCCAAAGTCAAAATGAGCGATTACACACGCAGCAGTCTTTAAGGGTGGTGGGCTCTAACTGAGATCCTGATCATATCGCCCATTAATCATCGTTTTCAGTAAAGGTCCaacctgcaggaaaaaaaacaaagattcttGGTTAGTATAAAATATTTCCGTCACATCACTTTCTTCCCTCACACTCCCTGACTACATGTTTCCTCTGTACTAAATCAGGTAGGCCATAAATATTCACAGTAATTAGGTTGCTGGAAGGGTCAGCATGCCCGAGGGATTTCATGTAACAGGTGACCCAAATGTGGATCTTGTTTGATGTTCTAGAAACGGGCAGTGTGACTTTTATGAGTGACTTGTACAATCAAAGGGTTTGCAGGTTTGAAGAGGTTGTAAAGTAAAGCGGctgtaaaaacacaagcagGTGTTTTTACCTCATGGGGGTTTCCAAGTGCTTCTCCGAGCATCTTCTCAATATTTCTCATGATGGCCACCTTCTGATGAGCTCGCAGGGGGTATTCTATCCTCTTGGGTGTGGGGGCACCCTGAACAAAAGGGTCAATCAGACAGGTGAGTTATCACCGTGGAAACGTGTGGTGGGACAAATGTGATGGCTGCACAGACTCAAACGTGAGTACATACTTTGTACCAGAAGTTTACAGTGATCGTCACGCCACCGCTCAACAGTGATTCAATGTGATGCCAcctgaagaaagaagaaaaacacaaatacccTGATTTGTATaacttattattttaaatgtaagcaTTAAGATCATTCAGAAAACTACACGCAGTATGAGCAAGGGGAGAAAAAAGGTGGTAGGACAAAGTAAGAATAGAAAAGTCAAAGATCTACTGTGGGAGAAGAGACTGTGCTTGAACTTagatatgagaatatttaagagCTATAAGAGCTCACATAATTCTTTAGTCACCAAACTAATATACAAAGTTCAACAACAACTACAGATTTAAAGgtctatttaaatattttttaaaggaatggaaggtgttggaggaaggtgcttcaggttgtagatgcCTTGAATAAtaacttttcttctctgtgactcaggacatgTGGACCTGTGTCTGTAGTACCTCAGTGttgaatgtgtaaaaacaaaaatgtacactGAAATGTAGAGTGCATTTAAAACACCCACTGGCACCGCATCCCAAAGAATCTTTGTCCTTTATATTTCTAGAGAAAGCTCAAACAGACGTTTTCTTACCAGTACATGGGGATGTAGAGCACATCTCCTGGACCCACGACAGCCTCATAgccaacaacatttttaaaattaggAAACTTCTCAAAATCAGGGTTATCAAAATCaacctgtaaaagaaaaaaacggaTGAATTGCACAATACATCTGCCTTTATTGACTGTCAAACGTTCATTTGTCTCCCCTCTTTccaatattgatttaaaaatcctTCTCATATTTACGTCTTTATCTTAAGTTATATAAACCAACAACCTTTAAAAGGACATACTATAATGGTATTTTAAAGAGCTTAACTGTTCATTATTAGCACTCTATTTACTAAACTTGTAGGTTACTAAACTACATCACAAGTATGCTATTCCATGGTGAGGTTCTTTGGCTTACCTGGCTCTGTCTGTCACAGGGGTGGTGCACAGGGTATGAATAAAGACACTCAAACTGGTCTGGAGGAAACAGGAGGCATCTCTTATGGCCTTTGATTTGTGCAAAGAAGTTCTGCTGCTCGTCGTAATGAGCTGGCGTCACATTGCCTGTGATCAAACAATATTAAAAGATGGTGTGAtttgtgtgaaaacactgcAGACAGAAACGTCATGACTGAAAGGAGCCTTACCCTCCATGCCTATGAGCAGCAGGTTGGATGTCAGCTGTCCCCAGTTTCTCTTGGCTTGCTGCTTGTTGATCCAGTTCCAGTTGAAACCAAGGAAGTCAACAACTATTTTCTTCCCCACTGTGTCGTTCagagtctgctgcagataaaccCTTCAAATGACATGTCAAATCTATGAGCGACTTTGTTCTACAACCTGAAACATGTTGCAGTGCAGctaatttaatattaaaaaataataattgctaTAAATGCATACAGGAATCAAgagtatatacatttttttgcagACTACTTCTATGCCTTTAAACGAAGATCAACAGTATGACACTGAAGGAAGTGGACATAGTTAATGCAAGTAGATAACTGAGATTGTGTGTCAATGAGTCATCTTTTGTAGGTGAGCCGCCAGGACAAGTCAGGTCTGTGCTTATGCTTAGTCATCCGCTCCACTTTCCTGTGCTGCATTACATGTCATGAGAGAAAACACCCTTTACTGTCCAGCACAGCTGCAACACAGTCACATCTTGTTCCTGACAGTTGCAGGTATTTGCCTGTTCAAGCGTCAAAGACGAGGCCAGGCTCAGTTAATATGAGCACGTCCAATTAAAATGCCTCTTTAAATCTATATCTTAcctttcttttcctcccattTCCTCTGTCATATGCATTTTATCCACAAATTCTGAGAATTTCATTTCCATTCGTCGAGACTTGGGGACAAAGTTctcaaaaagagacatttttttctcatcataGTAGAGGAATTTGTGGTCTTCTGCagtgtaaacagagaagtcTCCATTTCCAATGTTTTCCTGGAGGTAAGCAATGTCCCATTTGAGAGCTGGATACACAAGGTTTGTATCTGTTAAAACCACCGGTTCCTGGAACAGATAACgaaaacatttcagtgaaacaatacaacagaaaaaaatatttatttcaaatgaattgGCTTACACACGAAACAAAAAACAGGTCTGAAAGGAATAATGCACTGAGTGAGGAGAACCCCCTGcaagcggctgtggctcagtgagaGTCTGTCGTCTCTTAACCTGGAAGGTAAAAGGTTTGATTTCCCTGCTCCTGAAGCCACAGGTCCAATGTTTCCTTGGCCAATAATCAATCATCATCTCAtgactttgctgtttttttatttctagtaattgcaaaaaaaaaaaagaaaattgcagATACATCCACTTCACCagcattatttatatttataaatgtactcaAACAGTGAAACCAAATCTGAACTTCAGGAGAATTGTCCTTTAAAACGCAATTTTATTCTTATGAATTACCTAAAAGAAATGATCACATACTGCATGCTTTCTATGTGGAACTAACTAGTGCATTTCTATTTCTGCCTTGAATCACTTCTTTAAACAATGCTGAACGTCAATCCCAGCAAACACCAGCGCAGTACAGTATTATGGCAGTTAACACACTAAGCTCCGAGGGCTACGTGACAAACTGAACGTACACCGGTGCTGAGCGCGCGCTCCCGCTCCCTGTGTCTCACTGCACAGGCTCGAGCTTTCAC
This window harbors:
- the hif1an gene encoding hypoxia-inducible factor 1-alpha inhibitor, whose translation is MAAATVAEADPATSEGGAAFPGVHTRGWDESQFRKYSFPTKPIPRLSHTDPRAEVLINNEEPVVLTDTNLVYPALKWDIAYLQENIGNGDFSVYTAEDHKFLYYDEKKMSLFENFVPKSRRMEMKFSEFVDKMHMTEEMGGKERVYLQQTLNDTVGKKIVVDFLGFNWNWINKQQAKRNWGQLTSNLLLIGMEGNVTPAHYDEQQNFFAQIKGHKRCLLFPPDQFECLYSYPVHHPCDRQSQVDFDNPDFEKFPNFKNVVGYEAVVGPGDVLYIPMYWWHHIESLLSGGVTITVNFWYKGAPTPKRIEYPLRAHQKVAIMRNIEKMLGEALGNPHEVGPLLKTMINGRYDQDLS
- the cuedc2 gene encoding CUE domain-containing protein 2, whose amino-acid sequence is MDLHKIIHNALHEFIQTFIPDADLSTLDDVLLSYITGVLEDLGSQQGVEENFDVEVFGEMLEAYIPGFAEIESVKVCEMMFSLASKLATARITADEQNGVSKAKTEEISLKLTTMSTEPPPGRETQCLKNQTEGATAKLPVSEWEAQEQHLLEMFPKCSLSEARSALSIAKGDMEEAVRLIIEGDVQLSPSPLNVNQGKSISSQADHKLKESILEKYMLVDREDDKKTHRPVAPKDAPKKLVRYHSNQVVTTKGERYQLVNTNETEDMKKTYVNLKPARKYRFH